The Proteus vulgaris genome has a segment encoding these proteins:
- the phsA_4 gene encoding thiosulfate reductase, which produces MAQRASPFSSKSGSLSSHLFHLAAAFGSPNTFTHASTCPAGKAIAASVMMGGDLKMDLANSKYILSFGHNLYEGIEVAETHELMTAQERGAKLVSFDPRLSVVSSKADEWFAIRPGGDLPVLMAMCHILIKEDLYDKEFVEKFTVGFPQLKDVLQETTPEWAQAHSDVPAKDIVRIAREIAAKAPHALIMPGHRATFNKEEINMRRMIFTFNALLGNIEREGGCIRKKQRQNTIN; this is translated from the coding sequence ATGGCGCAGAGAGCATCTCCTTTTTCATCTAAATCAGGTTCACTCTCCTCTCACCTATTCCATTTAGCGGCTGCATTTGGTTCACCAAACACCTTTACACATGCCTCTACTTGCCCTGCCGGTAAAGCGATTGCTGCATCTGTTATGATGGGTGGCGATCTTAAGATGGATCTCGCAAATTCAAAATATATTCTCTCTTTCGGTCACAACCTTTATGAAGGCATCGAAGTTGCTGAAACACATGAACTCATGACAGCACAAGAGCGTGGTGCAAAATTAGTCAGTTTTGATCCGCGCTTATCGGTTGTTTCAAGTAAAGCGGATGAGTGGTTTGCTATTCGTCCAGGAGGAGATTTGCCTGTTCTTATGGCCATGTGCCATATCCTCATCAAAGAAGATCTCTACGATAAAGAGTTTGTTGAGAAATTTACGGTAGGTTTCCCACAATTAAAAGACGTTCTACAAGAAACAACGCCGGAATGGGCTCAAGCACACTCTGATGTTCCAGCTAAAGATATTGTTCGTATTGCTCGTGAGATTGCAGCAAAAGCACCTCACGCACTGATTATGCCTGGTCACCGCGCTACCTTTAATAAAGAAGAAATTAATATGCGCAGGATGATCTTCACCTTCAATGCGTTACTCGGCAACATTGAACGTGAAGGGGGCTGTATCAGAAAAAAGCAGCGACAAAATACAATAAATTAG
- the phsA_5 gene encoding thiosulfate reductase, translating to MSISRRSFIKGMGVGCVGCTVSSLPPGALAFNPVDSLKGQSTLTPSLCEMCSYRCPIEAQVVNNKTVFIQGNRNAEHQSSRVCARGGSGVSLVNDPNRIVKPMKHKGPRGAGEWEVISWEQAYKEIAEKMNAIKQNYGAESISFFI from the coding sequence ATGAGTATTAGTCGTCGTTCTTTCATTAAGGGGATGGGGGTAGGATGTGTAGGTTGTACCGTCAGTAGTTTACCACCTGGTGCACTTGCATTTAATCCTGTAGATTCTCTTAAGGGTCAGTCAACATTAACACCGAGTCTATGTGAGATGTGTTCCTATCGTTGCCCGATAGAGGCTCAAGTTGTTAACAATAAAACTGTATTTATCCAAGGAAACCGAAACGCAGAACATCAAAGTAGCCGAGTTTGCGCCAGAGGTGGAAGTGGCGTTAGCCTTGTTAATGATCCAAACCGTATTGTCAAGCCCATGAAACATAAAGGCCCAAGAGGTGCAGGTGAATGGGAGGTCATAAGCTGGGAACAAGCTTATAAAGAAATAGCAGAAAAAATGAATGCCATAAAACAAAACTATGGCGCAGAGAGCATCTCCTTTTTCATCTAA